A window from Micromonospora profundi encodes these proteins:
- a CDS encoding chlorinating enzyme, whose translation MTDIARAQFALTDEQQETFWRQGFFGPFRVLDEDEMVRTWRSERLSVLDRRNAVYPENTAVSGNTNISNYDRHLDNGFLADLVTDPRITDRVASVIGPDVLCWRTEFFPKYPGDEGTDWHQADTFANASGKPQIVWPEDAEFGGTITVWTAFTEATTDNGCLEFIPGSYTRMNYDESKVMEYSPDTINNATKSGKKRGFFGYDYRQLQVDPDFRPDESKAVPMVMRPGEAVMFWSTLMHASYPHSGKTDAMRLGFAARYVPTSVHVYPDTDVVEEYGGTVSLDRYGAVLVSGENRYDHNRIATHTTTGRPFRLPTSPPGPAGR comes from the coding sequence ATGACCGACATCGCCCGCGCACAGTTCGCGCTCACCGACGAGCAGCAGGAGACGTTCTGGCGGCAGGGCTTCTTCGGCCCGTTCCGCGTCCTGGACGAGGACGAGATGGTGCGCACCTGGCGGTCGGAGCGGCTGTCCGTGCTGGATCGGCGCAACGCCGTCTACCCCGAGAACACGGCGGTGTCGGGCAACACCAACATCTCCAACTACGACAGGCACCTGGACAACGGCTTCCTTGCCGACCTGGTCACCGACCCGCGGATCACCGACCGGGTGGCAAGCGTGATCGGGCCGGACGTGCTGTGCTGGCGTACCGAGTTCTTCCCGAAGTACCCCGGCGACGAGGGCACCGACTGGCACCAGGCCGACACGTTCGCGAACGCCTCCGGCAAGCCGCAGATCGTCTGGCCCGAGGACGCCGAGTTCGGTGGCACCATCACGGTCTGGACGGCCTTCACCGAGGCCACGACCGACAACGGCTGCCTCGAGTTCATCCCCGGCTCGTACACGCGGATGAACTACGACGAGTCCAAGGTGATGGAGTACTCGCCGGACACGATCAACAACGCGACGAAGAGCGGCAAGAAGCGCGGCTTCTTCGGCTACGACTACCGGCAGCTCCAGGTCGACCCGGACTTCCGGCCGGACGAGTCCAAGGCCGTGCCGATGGTCATGCGGCCGGGCGAGGCGGTGATGTTCTGGTCGACGCTGATGCACGCGTCGTACCCGCACTCCGGCAAGACCGACGCGATGCGGCTCGGCTTCGCAGCCCGGTACGTGCCGACCTCCGTGCACGTCTACCCGGACACCGACGTGGTGGAGGAGTACGGGGGAACGGTGAGCCTCGACCGGTACGGCGCCGTTCTGGTCAGTGGCGAGAACCGCTACGACCACAACCGCATCGCCACGCACACCACGACCGGGCGCCCGTTCCGCCTGCCCACGTCCCCGCCCGGTCCGGCCGGCCGGTGA
- a CDS encoding pyridoxal-phosphate dependent enzyme, with translation MNGEPSVASITWAAEVLRPVVRRTPLDPNARLSAAAGVPVWLKREDLQLCRSYKVRGAYNAIASLTAGQRAHGVVCASAGNHGQGVAFTCRQLAVPGRVFLPATVTRQKRERIASLGDGVVRTVVVAGADFAATTTAALEDCERTGGAYVHPFDNPAVVAGQATVAVEVVEQLGGGVGTVIVPVGGGGLVAGMLTWLKHRLPGVTVIGAEPAGAASMRAALDHGGPTALRPIDTFVDGAAVPSVGRIGYRVVRDLLDELVSVPEDAVCAEMVDLYQTDGIIAEPAGALASAALRMPLRSPLRGPVVCVLSGGNNDIHRYGEILERTGRYVGREVNRPQLVTGG, from the coding sequence ATGAACGGTGAGCCGTCCGTCGCGTCGATCACGTGGGCCGCCGAGGTGCTGCGACCCGTGGTACGCCGTACTCCCCTCGATCCGAACGCGCGCCTGAGCGCCGCCGCCGGCGTACCCGTGTGGCTCAAGCGCGAGGATCTCCAGCTGTGCCGCTCGTACAAGGTCCGTGGCGCGTACAACGCGATCGCCTCACTCACCGCGGGCCAGCGCGCCCACGGTGTGGTCTGCGCGAGCGCGGGCAACCACGGACAGGGCGTCGCGTTCACGTGCCGGCAGCTGGCCGTTCCCGGGCGCGTGTTCCTGCCGGCCACTGTGACTCGGCAGAAGCGGGAACGCATCGCGTCGCTTGGCGACGGCGTGGTGCGCACCGTCGTCGTGGCCGGCGCCGACTTCGCCGCCACCACAACCGCCGCGCTGGAGGACTGCGAACGCACCGGTGGCGCCTACGTGCACCCGTTCGACAATCCCGCTGTCGTGGCCGGGCAGGCCACAGTCGCTGTCGAGGTGGTCGAGCAGCTCGGCGGCGGCGTCGGCACGGTGATCGTTCCGGTCGGCGGCGGCGGGCTGGTAGCGGGAATGCTGACGTGGCTCAAGCACAGGCTGCCGGGCGTGACGGTCATCGGCGCCGAACCGGCGGGCGCGGCGAGCATGCGGGCCGCACTCGACCACGGCGGGCCCACCGCGCTGCGTCCGATCGACACGTTCGTCGACGGCGCCGCCGTTCCGTCGGTAGGGCGGATCGGTTACCGGGTCGTGCGCGACCTGCTGGACGAGCTGGTGTCCGTGCCCGAGGACGCGGTCTGCGCCGAGATGGTCGACCTGTACCAGACCGACGGCATCATCGCCGAACCGGCCGGAGCGCTCGCGAGCGCCGCGTTGCGGATGCCGCTGCGCAGCCCGCTCCGCGGGCCTGTGGTGTGCGTGCTCTCCGGGGGAAACAACGACATCCACCGGTACGGCGAGATCCTCGAACGGACCGGCAGGTACGTCGGGCGCGAGGTGAACCGCCCGCAGCTGGTGACGGGCGGATAG
- a CDS encoding SDR family NAD(P)-dependent oxidoreductase has protein sequence MVHTLAPDRVAVVMGGNRGLGLELVRRLAELDMRVVLTCRVAEDGRAAIERLGGLADRVAVRQVDVSDADSVAWLVTWVNRRLGRCDVLVNNADALFDDDAAAASVDLELVRRTLETNLFGPWRLVQGVLPLMRAAGYGRIVNVSSGSAADPRAAWASRVSMSAVNALTRVFADELAGDGILVNACCPEAGADQAGGSGPLDASTSADTAVWLATLPDDGPTGRLWRGRSPIDS, from the coding sequence ATGGTTCACACATTGGCCCCGGACAGGGTCGCAGTCGTCATGGGAGGAAACCGCGGACTCGGCCTGGAGCTGGTCCGGCGGCTAGCCGAGCTGGACATGCGCGTGGTGCTCACCTGTCGCGTCGCCGAGGACGGTCGCGCGGCGATCGAACGGTTGGGCGGCCTCGCCGACCGGGTGGCGGTACGCCAGGTGGACGTCAGCGACGCGGACAGCGTCGCCTGGCTCGTGACCTGGGTGAACCGGCGCCTCGGCCGGTGCGATGTGCTGGTGAACAACGCCGACGCGTTGTTCGACGACGACGCGGCCGCGGCGAGCGTCGACCTGGAACTGGTCCGCCGGACGCTGGAGACCAACCTGTTCGGTCCGTGGCGGCTTGTCCAGGGGGTCCTGCCGTTGATGCGCGCCGCCGGCTACGGACGGATCGTCAACGTCTCGTCCGGGTCGGCCGCCGACCCCCGCGCAGCATGGGCGAGCCGCGTCTCGATGTCCGCCGTCAACGCGCTGACCCGCGTGTTCGCCGACGAGCTGGCCGGCGACGGGATCCTGGTCAACGCGTGCTGCCCGGAGGCAGGCGCCGACCAGGCCGGCGGTAGTGGGCCGCTGGACGCCTCGACGTCAGCCGACACCGCGGTATGGCTCGCCACCCTGCCGGACGACGGTCCGACCGGACGGCTCTGGCGCGGCCGGAGCCCGATCGACTCCTGA